DNA from Fibrobacter sp. UWT2:
GTGTCAGGCCGTCAACGCGTGCAACGCGTTGCTAGTATCCTAGGGCTATGCCCGTATATGAAGAACCGCCGGCTATGCCGGCGGGTCACTTTTTAATGCGGATGTAATAGTTTTCTTTTATAACAAACCATAGTTAAATAGTATGCGTTTATGCCTTGACTAGGGCAAAATCTTATTCTATCTTAAAGCCTACAAAAATGGTAGGGAATAAAACCTAGCATAACAAAACAATCGGTGCGAAGCACCACAAGGAGAGTATAAACAATGGCTAGAGTACATTTAAAACAACCGAATGAATTGACTGGCGAAGCAAAGGCCGCTTACGAAAAGTTGGAAGCTGCCGGTAAGGTGACCAACATGAAGCTGGTGATGCTCCAGGACTACGGCATCTACAAGGCATTCATGGGCTGGTACGATGCTTGGGAAAGCCTCGAAAAGACGGTGGGTCTGCGTGCGGCAACAATTTTTGCCCACTCGGTTTCTACGACTAACGGCTGCCTTCTCTGCTCGCTGTTCTTCATTAGCGACCTGAAGGCTCTGGGTCTCGATCCGAACAACTTCGAAACTTCGGAAAACGAGAAGCTTTTGCAGCAGCTGGGTCAGCAGATCGTTAAGGATCCGACGAAGGTTCCGGACGAACTTTTCGAAGGTCTCCGCAAGTTCTATACCGACGAACAGATTATCATTATCGTGGGCTTTGGCGCTCAGATGCAGGCGACGAACAACTTCAATTCTGTCTTGGGCGTCGACGTTGACAAGCGTCTGTTGCCCTTGAAGGAATTGTTCAAGCCCGCTACTTGGAGAGAAAATATCAAGTAATTTGTACTCTCCGTACAACCTGGCGCTCCTGGAAATATTCGAAGTCCATTTTCAGGGGCGCCTTTTTTGAAAGAGGAATTCACAATGGTAAACAATTTCAAAATTTATCTGACCGCTTTGCTCGCTTTTGGTTTTGCCTTTGTAGTAGGGGCGTGCGGTGGCGAAAATGCCGAAAAGAAGTCTGCTCAGCAGGCTGAA
Protein-coding regions in this window:
- a CDS encoding carboxymuconolactone decarboxylase family protein, which encodes MARVHLKQPNELTGEAKAAYEKLEAAGKVTNMKLVMLQDYGIYKAFMGWYDAWESLEKTVGLRAATIFAHSVSTTNGCLLCSLFFISDLKALGLDPNNFETSENEKLLQQLGQQIVKDPTKVPDELFEGLRKFYTDEQIIIIVGFGAQMQATNNFNSVLGVDVDKRLLPLKELFKPATWRENIK